The sequence TGCTTATTGATTTAATTCTCCCTTTGCGTTGCAGCATAGTAATAAACCTAGGCCCTTTTCAAAACAAAACTTTTCacactgtcacatcgaatattcgatacatacatggagtattaaatgtagacaaaaAAACCCAATTATACagattacatgtaaattgcgagacgaatcttttaagcctaattacgccatgatttgacaatgtgttgctaccataaacatttgctaatgatggattaattaggcttataaatttatctcgcagtttctaggaaaaatatataatttgttttgttattagacaatgtttaatactttaaatgtgtgtccgtatatccgatataaTACACCGGAGCAAAatttttatcttaactaaacaGGGCACTGATATAACGATCAATTAAGAATGAAGAGGATGTACTCTGTGTGGGACTGAAAGTTTTCCTTCGCTTGGGTCTTGCTGCAAGATTGAAAAAAGTGAAAGATGGGGGTAGTACGGAGAGACTATTAATTAGCTCTACTATTAAAACTTGTTTAGTGAATGTGATTCCTTCTCGTACTCCACCTATCCTATAAAATGTCAACCTACTAGGCACATCTAAGACAATAAACTTGAGCATAGTAGGTTGGTATTTTATGAGACGGATGAGATTTATAATCCTAAAATATGTCAACGTTCAGTAGTAAATTGGTATTTTATGGGACTGAAGTAGTACATCCTCAGTCCCACACTGATTACAATCAGTTGGCACAAATCAGCGTGAATCTTGACGGCCACAATGAACAAATTAGGTACTCCCTCTTATATGTTTTTGGATGGATgattactacgaatctggatatacttCATAAAGTGTTACATCtatttaaaatctcttatatttagggacggagggagtaggataggtggaatgattaattaatcatattttgTTTGGTGCGTGTTAGGTATGCCATGTGCATCGACTACTTGCGAGGTCCCGAGTCCCATCCCATGTCCTCTAGGGACAAAGCTACCACAAGGTTTTGAAAGTTGCAACCTTTTCTTGGAATACTGGTGGTAAGAGCATAAATTTCCTTTAGTAGTACGGAATGATTAAGCATCTTTAATTAGGTACTTCCTCtctttcataatgtaagactttctagcattgctcatattcatttagatgttaataaatctagacatatgtatgtgtttagattcattaatatttatatgtatgtgggcaatgctataaagtcttacattgtgaaacggagggagtatatgatgaGGTAGGGACcggatcacaaattttgacaatttgatcctttgcaaaaactaattttataaatgaaccttggccaaaacttatttcaaaaatgataCTTTTGTTCAGCGTTAAATTGTATAGcactgaacttagacacctcagcgccaaatagcacggcgctgaatgtacgttggcacgccgACTCAGCCTCCCATCCAcggtggcacggcattcagcgccagttgacatggcgctgaggtgtctaagttcagcgccaagTGTCATttctgaaataagttttggccgcggtttatttgtaaaatttgtttttgcaaaggattaaattgtcaaaatttgtgggGACCGGATACTGATTTAATCTAGTACTACAAGCACCTACAATAGTAAGGATATCCCAACTCAGAAATTATCAAGTAGTTTTTATACTTGCCATGTCATATAGATGCTATGTATAGTTTTTATACTTACCATGTCATATAGACGCTATGTATAGAAACTATATATCCCAAGGATagtgtcttcaaattaaattatcatccaatcaTCTATCTTCTCTTATTATCCTCTTGTTTTCTTGGTTCTTCTGTAGAGATGATTTTTTGCATTAGAAATGGCTTCTTCGTCTTTTTACCTCTCTCCTCATCAACTCTCTTGCCACATCAAAAATTTGTTTATGTGgtaatatatttaatgttatagACACTATATGATAGAATCGACcgttatcaaaatttaaattttaaatcttaaattCTAAAGTTGATTTTAGATATTTTCAACTTAACGTAGGTTTTTTAATTGGTTTCTAAGTCACTAAGGATgtatatttaaaagttttacaatTTATTAGCCGTGGATAACCGTTTTGACTTGTAATCAGCTTATGGCCAACCGATGAGACCTTTAGATGGGTCTCACACAAGTCAACCAAATAGGCAATCTCTCGCATTGCATGTataatcataaaattttttttacgaCAAGGTTTGAACTTTTGAAATTCTaaccatcaattttatattacaATAATTTATAGAATCTAGCAGGCTCCTGTATTTGGCAAATCTATGTTAACtcaattgttttgtttttatattcaTTTGAGAAATTATCTGAACCAAATCTTATTCAAAACATCAAATGACTAGAGGGGATAATTTTGTTcggttatttaaaaaatgatctTTACCTGTTGCAACGTACGGTCATTATTGTagtagatagataatagatattTAGCCTACATTTATCTTGTTACATATTAAATCTCATACAAGCATTGCCTTATCGATCATCTACCATTTACTACATTCTAATACCCAACATACTTCCTACATTATTTTCGtaaaatttaaacatatatacatTCATCATCTCTGTAATATATTGTACatacattaattaattttgttaagtttTGACCGCAAAGGATTATCCCATTGGTTTCCAACACGCACTAGCCATATTGAAGTCAAACGGTGAATATTAGTCCATCAATGATGACATCAGGGCCACCTCGCTTTCAAACACGAATGTCAACTTCTCCTTATTTGCGCCAACAACCGTGTCCTTAATTTCGCCTCCCTTGAGGAACATGAAGGTTGGGGAGACCGAAACGTCGAATAGGCCCGCAATAGATCTTACTTCATGAATATCAACCGTGAAGAAAACGGCATTTGGCAACTTCCTGGCAGCGAGCTCATCAAAAACTGGACCCATCTTGCGGGATGCTTCGCACTCCTTCATGGTGAAGTGAACCACCACCAGCTTGTCTTGGTCGATCCATCTCATCCAATCATCCATGCTGCGGATAGCAATCACCGGCTGCTCTGCTCCGTGCTCTCTGGACCGCTGCTCTCTTCTGCTCAGTTCAAACGCCGGACGGTTGGGGTTCTCATAGACTTGTCCTCTGATGTAGGCCTCCACCCTTGAAGCAACCGAAGTATCATTCCAGTCGGTGGTTGCTCGGACCTGTACGAGAGAGTGGAGGTGCTGGATACTGAAATGGAAATCAGGAATTTGTTTCTCAGCGTTGGGATGCAGCACAAGCCTCCGGAGCTGCGGCATGGCTCTTTCTTGGAAACGCAGCCCCATCCAATCACCCACATACCAAAACACAATGAGACACGGAAACCCATCATTACTACTCACGGTCAACCTTGAACTGGTTTCTGAATGTAGTTTTAGGAGCACCAAGTTAGGCAAGCTCCCGAGGGCACGAACACCTTCTTCTTCTACCTGAGAAACTCTGATATGCAAGTGCGTGAGGGCTATGAGAGAGGCTATGTTTTTTGGAACTTGTTGGAGGCAGCCGCCGATCCTCAGCTCAAATTTTCTCAGGTTATTTCGCCTTTTATGGGCCCATGAATCGACCAGTATGTCAATCAGATGGTGAAGGTAATTATCAAGAAGAATGGACTGCAGGTTTGATTTTACCACCTCCTCAAGGAAATGCTTCACGCCCTGTCGGTCGGTTTCACGGTGATGGTTTAGACGACCAAATTTTACCCCAAGCACCCTCAGTTGCCTCCACTTATTAACAAACCTTGCTACCTCATGAGGAAGTGAGCCGTCATGACCCTGAAGGACTTTTGATACTTCCTCCAACTTTGGCATTCCCTCTATTTCTCTCGGTATTACCAAATTATCGGCAAGCAGAGTTACCAGTTTTGTCCATTCTGCTACTCTTTTCACTGTAGTACCCCGTAAATCTAAGAAACTCAAATGCTCAAGCGCCATAAGTTCTTGAGGCAGGCTGGTGACTTCTGTCCCGCGAAGTCCCAGGTACCTTAGTAGAGACAAACATCCAATGCTCTCAAGTTGTCTCTTTCCCAACCCCTTGGTACCTTCAAGATCCAGCACTCGCACAAGTACGAAGTCTCTTACATCAGGCATCCTTGTAGCATCCCCAGAAAATGCAAGGGAACGCACTCTAGATAGGTGTGACCTGCTCAACTCGTCGTCGATACAGCTCGAGTTTTCATCACTGGAGACAAGGCAAAATCGTCGAGCTCTGTCACATGGTAATAGTCCAGACTTCAACTCTGCTCCGTATGTAATAAAGTTTTCTTGTGCTGACAAAGATACCATGAAATCAAGAACAACACCATGAACAGTGCAACCAATGGGCAGATCATCATGGTCGTCAAACGCGGGCTGAACTAGTCTCCTAGCAATAAGTTCTTCAAAGTACCTCTCTGCTGTTTCCCACAAGTTTTCATTGTCTCTTTCAGGAATAAATCCTTCTGCTATCCATCTCCATATCAAGCAATCTTTcttgatgatatttttttcaggaAAAGCACTCAAATAAAGAAAGCAAGACTTCACGGGCAACGGTAGATCAATATAACTGATCTCTAATATCTCTCTCATAGGTTGTGCTGTAGAATGATATTGGTCAATCATTTGCGACTTCCGTGGCGAACATGCACATTTGCAGAACAATAGTCCGGCTGTAACAGTTATGGCCAATGGTATGCCACCACACCTTTCTTGCAACTGCAACATTTTCTGATAAATCTTAGGCAGCAAATCTTTTTTTGGAACAGATATTTTGCTATCAAATAGTGTTTCCGAGTCATCCTTGCCAAGACTCGCCATCTCATAAACAACATCGCCGGGATGTATGCAGCAAGATTCCGCAACATCCTTGCTGCAAGTTGTTATCAATATTCGACCAATAGCCGGCTTTTCATTATTGGGCATAGCACTACTGATAACCTTCCAAGTCCATATGCTCCGCACGTCGTCCAGCACGACAAAATAACTAGCAGAAAATTTTCAGAATGTTCACATTAGTATCGGGTAGGAGCATGAGATATATCACAatgcatattatatttttaatcaCAAGAAGAGAGATACAGTTCAATAAAGGGACTGTTAATTTGACATTCAACAAAACAACACATTTCTATATCTTGCAAATTTTGAAGGGAGTATCTAATTAAAATACTACCataagttttttaaaactttcagttgt is a genomic window of Oryza glaberrima chromosome 7, OglaRS2, whole genome shotgun sequence containing:
- the LOC127778658 gene encoding disease resistance protein RGA5-like, whose translation is MDLAVPDPMPMVSSTTGAMISLKHKLTALEDQHPTLGGLRENLRSLVNGGVFTLATRRRRDALIGEWMLQVRGLIYDMEDWVDGCLTRPPSKPVADFWCSDIAKQVEEFKADIKDAQDRCRRYHLLSRDPTPDADPDADAEPSKDNTIDGGAKLLYGEAPCLVAIDEPKQVIVDHIMDDKQNHRKVVSIFGTRGIGKTALATEVYRKLLLDGKFDCGAFVYLGRNPSAKTIIMSVLDQVEPNWSYVVDSQGESSNFCVTRSWEEQEVIAKLWAVLQRRSYFVVLDDVRSIWTWKVISSAMPNNEKPAIGRILITTCSKDVAESCCIHPGDVVYEMASLGKDDSETLFDSKISVPKKDLLPKIYQKMLQLQERCGGIPLAITVTAGLLFCKCACSPRKSQMIDQYHSTAQPMREILEISYIDLPLPVKSCFLYLSAFPEKNIIKKDCLIWRWIAEGFIPERDNENLWETAERYFEELIARRLVQPAFDDHDDLPIGCTVHGVVLDFMVSLSAQENFITYGAELKSGLLPCDRARRFCLVSSDENSSCIDDELSRSHLSRVRSLAFSGDATRMPDVRDFVLVRVLDLEGTKGLGKRQLESIGCLSLLRYLGLRGTEVTSLPQELMALEHLSFLDLRGTTVKRVAEWTKLVTLLADNLVIPREIEGMPKLEEVSKVLQGHDGSLPHEVARFVNKWRQLRVLGVKFGRLNHHRETDRQGVKHFLEEVVKSNLQSILLDNYLHHLIDILVDSWAHKRRNNLRKFELRIGGCLQQVPKNIASLIALTHLHIRVSQVEEEGVRALGSLPNLVLLKLHSETSSRLTVSSNDGFPCLIVFWYVGDWMGLRFQERAMPQLRRLVLHPNAEKQIPDFHFSIQHLHSLVQVRATTDWNDTSVASRVEAYIRGQVYENPNRPAFELSRREQRSREHGAEQPVIAIRSMDDWMRWIDQDKLVVVHFTMKECEASRKMGPVFDELAARKLPNAVFFTVDIHEVRSIAGLFDVSVSPTFMFLKGGEIKDTVVGANKEKLTFVFESEVALMSSLMD